TTTAGCTTCTGGATAAAGAGCTAAGATATATTCTTCAGTTAAACCCAGTTTTAAAACATTCACGGTGATATTGTGTTCAGCTACTTGTTTTGCCAAGGACTGAGCAAAAGGGACCAGAGCTCCCCTTGCGCCAGCAATGATTGGATCGGGATAGTTTTCGTTTAGTAAAAACAAAATGCGTCCGCGCTTACGGGTTTTAAGGAAATTTAAAACTCCATGGCTTAGCATCACGGAACTTTTAAAGTTGTGCTGAACTTCATCCTCTAGGTAGCTGATTGGATCACCGATTTTATAGCGATTGGGCTTATTGTAAACTTGCGCATCAATAAATAAATCTACACTACCAAATGAGTGAGCCGCGGTACCAATGGCATCTTTGATATCTTCAGCGGTTTTCATCGGTGACTTAATGCTGATAGCACGACCAAACTTTGGATTGATTTCGCGGGCATCGTTGATCTGATTGCAGAAACGCTGGCTAGGGGCATTGTCGAAATCAAGCAACACACAATCTGCACCCATTTGGGTCAAGCCCATCATCAGGCTTTGCACCGTCGAGGTAAAGGGGCCAACAATCAATGCTGTACGTTCGCGCAGATTAAAATTCGTTTCCATGATGACCCCTTAAACGTCCTAAAGTTTTTCAATAATGATAGCAATACCTTGGCCGCCACCGATGCAAGCTGAACCCAAAGCATATTTGCCGTTGCGGCGATGAAGTTCATAAACCAAGTGGTTCATGATGCGAGTTCCAGAAGCACCCAATGGATGTCCCACTGCGATTGCTCCGCCATTCACGTTGGATTTTGCTGGATCAAGCCCAAGCTCTTTTTCCACTGCTAAATACTGAGCAGCAAAAGCTTCATTCACTTCAACCAAATCCATTTGCTCAAGTTTCAATCCTGCTTTTTCTAAAGCTTTGCGAGCTGCACCGGCAGGACCGATACCCATAATAGTAGGATCACAACCTACGGATGCATAACTTACGATACGAGCCATGGGTTTAAGACCTAAAGCTTTCGCTTTTGATTCACTCATTAATAGTGAACAGGCTGCCCCATCAACGATTCCTGAAGCCGTCGCTGCAGTTACTAAGCCGTCTTTTTTAAATAGAGACTTTAAAGTCGCCAATTTTTCTAAAGTAGAATCTGGTTTTGGATGCTCGTCTTTATCAACTACCACAGACCCTTTACGGCCTTCCACCGTCACCGGTGTGATTTCTTCGGCGAAATAACCTTTATCAAGGGCTGCTTTATAACGCTGTTGAGTTTGGATTGCATACTTATCGCATTGTTCGCGTGTGATGCCGTATTTTTCACCCAGGTTTTCTGCAGTGATCGCCATAGGCATTTTTGCGTGGGCATCGGTCAAAGCTGAAGTCATCAGATCTTCAAGTTCGAAATTTCCCATGCGCATTCCATCAAAGCGAACTTTTCGAGCGACATAAGGAATCAATGACATTTGTTCAACACCGCCAGCAAGAACCGCAGTGGCTTCACCCGTTTGAATCATCTGCATAGCGTTCACCCAAGACTGGAAGCCGCTTCCGCAAAGACGATTCACACCCAAAGCACCTACACCAACCGGAACACCTGTCTTAAGACCGATGTGTCGAGGTAAGTAAGCCGCATCAGCCCCTGACTGAACAACGTTACCAAAAATCACGTGATCAATTTTGTCAGCTGAAACACCTGCTTGTTCCAAAGTTCCTTTTGCCGCAACAACTCCAAGATCAGTTGCCGAAACATCTTTTAAGGAACCACCAAATGCTCCGAACGGAGTTCTTTTTCCAGAGATAAATACGATATTTTCCATATCGAAAGGTTAGGCCCAGTTTGCCTTACCGTCAAATAAAGACACTAGACTAACCAGACCTTAAAATTTTAAAAGGATTGTTAGAATGTCCAAGCAACGCCAATCATAGACAGCGCCTGCTTAGAATTACCTTTGTGAGAAAGAGTTAAATCTTTATTAGCAAAGATTTTCTCTTTAATTGAAATGTCAGTTTCAGCAATCTTTGCGTCATAGTTGATGGCTGCTTTTAACCATCCTGTGTATTCCAATTTAGCCATCGCTTGAAATGCTTCGATTTTAAATGAAAATTTATGACTAACGCCTTCTTCCGAAGCAGCAGGCAGTTCGACATCTGTTTTAAGTTTTTCTTGTGTGGTTTCTGCAATTCTTCCTAAAGTCGTTGCGCGCATAGCTGCCGAATTAAACCATAAACTGATTCCACGGTCGGCAATTCTAGAAATCACCGTTTCCTGACTGGCGCCCGCTTTTAAATCCGTAGGAACGACCTTAGCGACATCAGCTGTGGTGATTTTTGGAGTGAATTTATCTTCTGGAATAATAATACGCTTGGTTGTTCTGAGGTCCACTTGGGCTCCCCAACCTGTAGCGCACACTAGTAGAAGAAGAAAAGGCACGAAAAACTTCATACTTCACTTCCTTACAATTAGCGTTCCACCAAAATGGGGCCAAGTCCCTTTAAAATAAAGATAATAAGCAATTAACAAAAGATTCTTTTTGAAAGCGTCAGGCGCCGACTATTGGCACTTCACTTGACGAAAATCTGCAATACAGTCCTACGTTTGTACCAAAACGAATCACATGAGCACTGGGATTGCATAAGGTTTTTCCGACCCGCGATTAAATTTGAAGATCTGAACAGCAAGTCTGTGATTCTAACTACTTAGAACCATAGCACCTACGTCAGTGACTCATTTTGGTACGCAAAAAAGGTTAACTTGTTAAAAAGTTAAACACATTGGAGACCCTATGAACTTCAAGAACGTGAAACGAAGTGCGATGGTATTTGCCCTTTCAGCCAGCTTTATTATGCCGGCAGCTCCTAATATGGTTTGGGCAATGGGTGCGGAAACTTCTTTTCCTCTAGACTTATTCCCAGAGGATAAAGAAACCAGCACTTCGACTAATGATACGAGTGACACGGGACTATTCCCTACCACTCCAACAAACGGGTCCGGTGGTCGTGGAAACAACAATAATAACAGCGGAAAGAAAACGACTTCTGCCAACGCTTCCTCGAACGGAACACGAATGGGAGTTGCTAAGGTACCAGATGCTTATAGCTGTCCTTTATTCGACAATCGCCCTCACACAGAATTGTTAGCGGCGATTGATTCATTAAGCAAAGAAGTTAAAGCCTCTCCAGAGTGTGCGGGTGTTCCGTCTGCTAAAACTTTAGAAGATAACGGAAATCAAATTAAAGAAAGTATCGCGACTTTGCAAAAGCTAATGCAATCTCAAGATGCTTCTGAGGTGAATGTCACGCAAATCGATCAATCTATGTCTGCGGCTTTAGCGGCTGTTGGAAACTTAGGTGACATCGTTAATAACAACAACTTCTTAAATTCAAAATGCGGTCGTCAAACCATGTCGACTGGTAAAGTTCTTTTGGCTTTAAATGATGTTATCAATGGCATGGCTCCATACGCTTTATTCGCAGTATCTATGAGTGCCGCCCTTGCACCCGCTTTACCATTTGTTATCGGTGGTGCGATCGCGACTAGCGGTATTTCTGCGATCAGCAAAATGATCGATCAAAACACTTTGGATATGACAAACCCAGAACATCGCAAAGCAGTTTTACAAAACACTTGTCAATTCACGAAAGTGGCTAAGAAAGTTCGTTTCATGCAACTTGCGCAAAGTGGCAAGATTGACAAGATCACGCAAGAACTTGAAAGAAACGTAGAGCTTTATAACTCTCGCTTCGGAAATCCAAGTCGTGAACTTTCTGGTTTGTTACGCTATCGCGAACTAAAATCTAAAACGAATGAAGAAATTCAAAAACGCATCGCAAGCGACAGATCTGACCTAGCTGCGGTTGAAGAACAAGTTTCATCAAACAACGATGACATCATGGTTTGTACTTTAGGTAATGAGCTTGTGAATTGGGCTGCAGATGGAAAAAGCTTCCCTGCGTCTGCTTTCTTAAATCTTGATGCCGTTACCAGCCAGGGCGATCGTTCACAAAGACTTCAAGCAACGACTATGAAAACGCTTCATGCGACTTCGATCAGACGTATTGCTGAATTAGCGCCTAAAGCTTACGAAGATGAATCAAACCTAAGAGCTTGTGCGCAATCGACCCGCACTTGGATCACTGGTGTTCGTCAAGCAATCAGCGCAACCGGTTCACTATTAGCTAAAAACAGAACTGATCTTGAAGCAGAACTTTCTGGCAACGCTGAATACCGTCAGTGGAAACTTCAATACAACTTGATCGAAACAGAAAAGTTAACGATCAAACGTGTTGAAAAAGCGATGCAGGAGCTTGCTAAAGACAATTCAATCGTCGACCGCTCAGAGCTAGCGCAAAGAATGGTTTTATTAAAATCGGGTCTATTCGGTTCACGTAGCGCTTGGGGCTTTGGTAACCCACCAGTGCTTGCTTGGATCAATCACACTAAAACTATGCATGACCAAGCGGTTGCTGCCTTTTCAACAGGTGTTCGAGCTGTTCGTAACGGTTCTTACAGCTTAACTGATGCAGGTCGCGGCAAACATGTGAAATACACTATCAGTGGCATGCCTTACACAGATCCAAAGGTTCAAGTGGAAGCAAACCAAATCATGCAAACGCTTTCAAACATCAATTTGACCAACTTACCTCTAGGTTCACGTGAACAAGAGATCGTATGTCAGCAACTTGAATCAGCATGGTTGGATTGGTCCGCAGCTATTGATCATATCGGCGCGATCCAATTCTTCTGTGATATGATTGATCCTGTTCTTGACGTAAAAATGGATTCTTCAGTGATGAATGCTTGCCGTGGCAATACTCAGTTGAATGGATCAACTTTAGTTAAGTCGACTGTTCAAAATGCTAAAGATACTTTGGTAAGAAAAGGCTTCCAAGCTGATGCAAACTTGATCAGCCAGAAACTAAAAGCATTGCAATGTCCAATGCCTGCGGTTTCAGTTATGAATCAATAATTCCTAGCTTAGATAATGAAATAAAAAAAGGCTCCTGCTTGGGAGCCTTTTTTTATTTAAGGCATGATTGTGACTCTTTCAGAATTCCCCATAGCCACTTCAAGAATATCGGCTCGGCTTAATCCAGATTGAGCAGAACGAATCACGACCTGAATTCCTGCGGCTGCAAAATCCCTAAGGTCCGTTCTTAGTAAGGTTGAGTTCACGTTTAAAACAAAAGGTTTTGCTGCAGCCAAGGCCATATAATCAGCTCTGGTTAATCCTGCAGAGGCAGACATCACTACGAGCTCGGCACCAGCTCTAGCAATAGAAATTAAATTTTCACGGGTTAGCCGCGGACTATCCACATACAAAACAAATGATCCTGCCCGCGCTAAATCTACGAAGTCAGTGACAGAATATGTTGTTTTGCCTAGTGAAATACCCACTTGAATATTAGGACTTCGCAAAAGCTCTAAAGTTTCTGGCTTTCCGACCAAACCCACTTGATTTTGGCAGTAGGTTACTTTTGAAATCCGCGCGATATCTTTTAAATCAGCCACTGACATATTAGTTCCGCTGTTTTCACGAAGACATTCAGAATACTGTGGCGGAAGAGCCGCTAAGGCTGTGGCATTTAGCACATAAGACAGAAACAAAAGGATAAAGAATTTCATAAATCACCTCGTTGTCTTTAGCTTTATTTTCACGAGGCAAAAAGAGAGTGTCCAGCTAATTAGCCGCGACTTTGATTTTACTCATCAAGAATGTAGTTGATCGGGTCTACGGCAGTTCCGTTAATGCGAACTTCATAGTGCAAATGCGGTCCCGTTGAACGACCCGTATTACCTACGGCACCCACAACGTCCCATTTATTCACACGCTGACCCACCTGAACATAGATTTGTGACAAGTGGCCAAAACGAGTGGTTACCCCAAAACCATAATCGATCGTGATTAACTTACCGTAGGATTCATCGTAACTAGCAAACACCACGACACCATCCGCTGGCGCATAAACCGGTGAACCTGGTGCTGCTGCGATATCAAGACCCGCATGCAATGCCGCTTTACCCGTGAATGGTGAAATACGATAACCGAAGCGAGAAGTGATCCAACCTTTTGCTGGCTTCATGTTCGGCGTTGAGTTCAACAAACTTTGACGTTCCGAAAGACTTTCCCAAAGATCGATAACACTTTGCTCTTTAAGCTGAGTTTCTTTTACGGCCTTATCAATTCGTACTACTAAAGAAGCATAATCTTTATCTGCCTCTTCGTTTGCTAACTCACCGACTTGTTCATTAAGAGGTTTTTGATTTGAAAACACCTGATCCTGGGCAGCAATCTCTTCACCCTCTTGGCGGGCTTCCATTGGTTCATATTCTTCAACCGGTTGATTCGCCGCTGGCTTTGGGCCCATGGTCAACTTGGTAATACGGTCATCCGCATCGACGTTGGTGATCAATTTCAATTTAGTCGTGAATGTCTTAACACGCTCTAAACTGTTTTCAAGGGCGTTTACTTTACTTTCAACAACTTGGAACTGCTTAATCAACTGAGCGTTTTCAGCTTTAAGTCTTTTATTTTCCATGGCCTGAAGTAAAAGGCCGAAATAATCTACAAGACCAGCAGCAAAAATGATAATAACGATCGCACCGATAAAAGAAATTGCCTTTAGCCATGCAGCCGATAGCACAATCTTACGGGTTTTCCCCGTTTGATTGCTAACCATAAACAGCGTGACTTTCTTTTTATCCAAAGGCGGAACTCCTTACGCGCTTTCTAATCACTATTCGTGAAAATGTAATAGCATCACGGTGACGTTATCATCTCCGCCATTTGCCAGGGCTTGTTCTACACAAGCTTTTACTATTTTGTCAGGTGTATTTTGATTCAAAATTTCAGAAATACGATTGTCGTCGACTAAACCTGAAAGTCCATCGGAACACATTAAGAACATTTCCCCAGGATAGATCTCTCGCTCAATAATATCTGGATAACAATCGCGCTCATAACCAACGCTGCGAGTGATGACATTTCGTCCCACAAACTGGCGAACTTGTTCTTCACTCATCACACCGGCGCGCAACTGTTCATTGATTAAAGAATGATCTTCGGTGATTTGCCAAAGATTGGGACGCTTAAAAAGATAACAACGTGAATCACCAACGTTACCAACGTAAAGATGACGATTACGAATGTAGGCCATCACCATCGTCGTACCCATGCCAGCAAGCTCCGGGCGTTCATTGGCCGCCTTATCAAAGATGCGTTTTGATGCCTCTTCGTAACTTTGCAGAATCATTTCACGCGGAGATTTTTTTACTGCATCAGGCTGCAACATCATCTCTTCAACGGTTTCAACAGCCATACTGGAAGCAACTTCGCCACCCATATGACCACCCATTCCGTCGGCAACAATAAAAAGTCCTAGCTCTTTATTCACCAAGAATGAATCTTGGTTTGAATCACGACGAAGCCCTTTATCTGTCAGATACCACGAGTCAAATTTCATAGATGTTTCATTTTCACCCAACACTGACAGAGGAGTCAAAGTCTGGCCCTGGACCTCGGTCGCATTCTCTGGGTCCGGTTCACCATCGGCTACATTTCAGGTGTCATAATACCGATAGGAAGAGGTGAGGTCCGTATGAAGAAGTCACCGTCTTTCAGAATGTATGTGCTACTTTCGATGATTTTCCACGTTTTGGTTGTGGGCTCACTATTTTTAATAGAGAAGCTCACTCCGAAGGTACCTCAGCAAGAAGCTGTCAGCATTAACTTTCTGAACCCGGAAGACATAGAAAAAATGGCGAAGGTCGAAGCTGCTGCTAAGAAAAGAGCAGAGTCGATCAAAAACCAGATTGTTGAACAAGATCAAGTTTCTTCAAATGAAGAAGCTGCGGCCGACGCACGTTATTTAAGCGCTAAAAATCAAAAAGTTAAAAAAGAAACCATGGCTGCGAACCGTGGACAGTTTCAAAATTTGAAAAAATCTACTATGGCGAAGTCAGGCCCGAAGGGTGATGGCAAATTGAAGAATGCCGAAACTTCGGACGTCGCAAAAAAGCAGCTGCAAAAAGATTTATTTAAAACATTTGATCCGCAAGAATCGCTTGAACGCCAAAAATTAACCGAGACAGAAAAAGGTCTAGGCGAAGGTCGTGGCAGTGGCGAGCACAATACTGGAACAGGTAAAGAAGCCAGCCAAACTTCGGATTACCTTAAAAACGTGGATGTCGGATTAGAGACCATGCTGAACACCCGCGAGTTTAAATATTATTCTTACTATACAAGAATTCGTAAGCAATTGGCGCAACACTGGGAAGGCCGCGTAAGAGATAAGCTTTCGAAGCTTTTCAAAGAGGGTCGCGCCCCTGCTGCTACTAATAAAGATCGCATCACCAAGTTGATGATCGTCCTTAATGACAAAGGCACCTTAGTCAGAGTCCAAGTGCTTAGTGATTCTGGCGTCAGAGATTTAGATGACGCCGCGATTGAAGCCTTCAGGGCCGCCGCTCCATTCCCGAACCCACCAAAAGGGATTGTTGAAGGTGACGGCACAGTGAAAATCAGATGGGATTTCGTACTTGAAGTTTAGAAATTAAAGCTTAACAAAGAAAAAGGCGGCCCAAAGCCGCCTTTTTTTATTTCTTCGTCATTACGAAGACTCGATCCCAATCTTGCGGTGGCGGATTTTCTAAGAATTCCTGACATCGCTCTACATAGATCGCTGCTACCGGGTCACCATGATTTTTGTCTAGCGTTTCAAACGCCTCTAGGGCGTTTTTGAAATTCATCTCTTGGTAATCGCGGTACGCTTTTTCAAAGGTACTTAATCTTTCTTGATGATCTTTATCAACCTGCCCTTCCGCGACAAGTTCAAAGATCTTAACCGGTAAGTTCTTACCTTTTACTTTCACCATATCAACTTCACGGCATACGAAAGCATCTTTCACATCGCCATAAGTAAATTCACTGATGATGATTCTAGTTCCGTATTCTTTATTGATACCTTCTAAACGCGAACCCAAGTTCACCGCATCGCCCATCACCGTATAGTTTCGTACGATAGTCGACCCCATGTTACCAACACTCATTTCACCGGTATTAATACCAATACCGATATCAATTGTTGGAATTCCTTCTTTTTTGAATTCTTCCTGCAGCTCTTTTAGTTTTACCAAACTTTGTAAAGCTGTACGGCAGGCTTCTTTCGCATGACCATCGTAAGCAATCGGCGCACCGAAGAACGCCATCAAGGCATCACCCATGTACTTATCTAATGTTCCGCGATTTTTAAACACGATATCTGTCATCGGCGTTAGATATCGACTTAGAATTTCTGAAAGCTTTTGTGGATCTAAACTTTCTGACAACGTCGTAAAGCCGCGTACGTCAGAGAAAAACACCGTCATTCGTTGCTTTTTACCACCCAGTTCTAAATTCTCTGGAGATTTTAAAACCTCATCAACGATGGCTGGTGAAACGTATTTAGCAAACGTAGTTTTAAGTTCTTTCTTCTTCTTTTCTTCAGTCAGATATTTGTAAGTTTGAATCGCAAAATTCACGATCACTAACACCAACAAAGGCAGCATGATTGAAATCATGATGTTGAATTTTAAGAAGAGGAATAAGTCCGTTGCAACGATCACTGCTAATGTTGTAGCAGAGATAATTAGACCTGGCACCGCACCCACTTGAGTTAAAACCACACTTAGGAAAATACCTAGTGCCAGGATAATCCAAGGCATTAGTTTCGCTTCTTTAGACCAAGGCGAAAGGAATTTATGATCAGCTAATTGCGCCAAGGCTTGAACGTGAATTTCAGGTCCCGGGAAGTTCTTTTCAAAAGGTGTTACTCGCAGATCGTACACCCCAGTGGCCGTGGCCCCCATAATCAGCATGCGATCTTTGAAAAATTCTTTTCGATCCACTTCAACAACCTTCGGTTGGAATTTTTGTGATTCCGGATGCCAGAAAGTGTGAATGATTTTAATAGTTGGACTGTTTCTTAGAATTTCACGGGCAGGAATATGGGGAATCGAATAAGTTCCACCGTAATAATTCACTCTCATGAAACTGAATTTATCTGCCGAGATAGAGAACATTTTTTTCTCTGGCTCTTGTTTTGGATCATAAACGTCAAACGCCGTAACGACTTTGTTTTTGCTATTTGAAGTTTTATCAACCGTCACTTGCGCACGATATCCCATTCCTGTTAGATAAGTCTGCAATGATAAAGTTGGAACAAATGATGTACCCATGCGATTTCCCGTACGATAGAAAAGCGGCATACGGCGCACACTTCCGTCGTTATCTTGGAAGGCATTGAAGCTGGCGTTGTAATCAACTCCGGCTTGCATCATTGGTAAATTCGCTGACCAGCTCCATGAAGCCGGAAGGGGATGGCGAAGAACGGTTTTCTTAAACTTTTTAACTGCTGATTCTAGGTCCTTTTCTGGAACCGCGAAAATCTCTGCATAGGCTTTAACCAGTTCTGGATTTTCTTTAGTTGGCACAAACGGATCATTTGAAGTCAGCCAAGTTTGGCAATATTCGAAGTTTCTTTTCGTCACTTCGATTTTCATGAAACGCTTTTGCGCATCAGAAAGCTCTGCTTCTGAAGCCACTTTAAATTCGTTTTTTAATAATAACGGAACGTTTTCAGCTTCTAGGGCTGTGAACAACTGATTTAGCAACTGGCCGAAATCAATCGACTCATAAGGATCGGCTTTATCTTCAACTACGAAAGATGCGTTTAACTTAACAACATCGGCTCCGTTAGCACGGGCAAAGGCTTCGTTAACACAGTAATCTTGGTATGGTGCCCAAGCGTCCCCGGCTGGTTCATTGAAACTTCCGGTCACCACTTTATCGCGATGTTTAGTTAAGCTTTCGGCTAACGCCATATCAGAACTAGGATCACCAAATTGTGGTTCAGAAAAGATCACATCGAATCCAAGGCTTGAAGCCCCGTCGGCGAAAACATTATCCACTAATTTTGCGATGACCTTACGATCCCATGGCCAACGCCCGACCTCTTCAATGGATTTATCATCGATCGCGATCAAGCCTACTTTTGCTTCAGAAGGCTTCGAGCCGCGCAGCTGCATTTTGAAATCCAGCATCTTAAGATCCAAGTTCTCTAGGACCCCTACGAAACTTTTTGGATCTTGCTCCTCATGGCGCAGGTTTTGGTAATTGTAAAATTGGAAAGCCAAGAACACGAAAAGTAACGTGACCCCGGAGCCGATCAGGTAAGAT
This is a stretch of genomic DNA from Bdellovibrio reynosensis. It encodes these proteins:
- a CDS encoding adenylate/guanylate cyclase domain-containing protein, whose translation is MKTEKISYLIGSGVTLLFVFLAFQFYNYQNLRHEEQDPKSFVGVLENLDLKMLDFKMQLRGSKPSEAKVGLIAIDDKSIEEVGRWPWDRKVIAKLVDNVFADGASSLGFDVIFSEPQFGDPSSDMALAESLTKHRDKVVTGSFNEPAGDAWAPYQDYCVNEAFARANGADVVKLNASFVVEDKADPYESIDFGQLLNQLFTALEAENVPLLLKNEFKVASEAELSDAQKRFMKIEVTKRNFEYCQTWLTSNDPFVPTKENPELVKAYAEIFAVPEKDLESAVKKFKKTVLRHPLPASWSWSANLPMMQAGVDYNASFNAFQDNDGSVRRMPLFYRTGNRMGTSFVPTLSLQTYLTGMGYRAQVTVDKTSNSKNKVVTAFDVYDPKQEPEKKMFSISADKFSFMRVNYYGGTYSIPHIPAREILRNSPTIKIIHTFWHPESQKFQPKVVEVDRKEFFKDRMLIMGATATGVYDLRVTPFEKNFPGPEIHVQALAQLADHKFLSPWSKEAKLMPWIILALGIFLSVVLTQVGAVPGLIISATTLAVIVATDLFLFLKFNIMISIMLPLLVLVIVNFAIQTYKYLTEEKKKKELKTTFAKYVSPAIVDEVLKSPENLELGGKKQRMTVFFSDVRGFTTLSESLDPQKLSEILSRYLTPMTDIVFKNRGTLDKYMGDALMAFFGAPIAYDGHAKEACRTALQSLVKLKELQEEFKKEGIPTIDIGIGINTGEMSVGNMGSTIVRNYTVMGDAVNLGSRLEGINKEYGTRIIISEFTYGDVKDAFVCREVDMVKVKGKNLPVKIFELVAEGQVDKDHQERLSTFEKAYRDYQEMNFKNALEAFETLDKNHGDPVAAIYVERCQEFLENPPPQDWDRVFVMTKK
- a CDS encoding M23 family metallopeptidase; the encoded protein is MDKKKVTLFMVSNQTGKTRKIVLSAAWLKAISFIGAIVIIIFAAGLVDYFGLLLQAMENKRLKAENAQLIKQFQVVESKVNALENSLERVKTFTTKLKLITNVDADDRITKLTMGPKPAANQPVEEYEPMEARQEGEEIAAQDQVFSNQKPLNEQVGELANEEADKDYASLVVRIDKAVKETQLKEQSVIDLWESLSERQSLLNSTPNMKPAKGWITSRFGYRISPFTGKAALHAGLDIAAAPGSPVYAPADGVVVFASYDESYGKLITIDYGFGVTTRFGHLSQIYVQVGQRVNKWDVVGAVGNTGRSTGPHLHYEVRINGTAVDPINYILDE
- a CDS encoding energy transducer TonB family protein, which codes for MKKSPSFRMYVLLSMIFHVLVVGSLFLIEKLTPKVPQQEAVSINFLNPEDIEKMAKVEAAAKKRAESIKNQIVEQDQVSSNEEAAADARYLSAKNQKVKKETMAANRGQFQNLKKSTMAKSGPKGDGKLKNAETSDVAKKQLQKDLFKTFDPQESLERQKLTETEKGLGEGRGSGEHNTGTGKEASQTSDYLKNVDVGLETMLNTREFKYYSYYTRIRKQLAQHWEGRVRDKLSKLFKEGRAPAATNKDRITKLMIVLNDKGTLVRVQVLSDSGVRDLDDAAIEAFRAAAPFPNPPKGIVEGDGTVKIRWDFVLEV
- a CDS encoding acetyl-CoA C-acetyltransferase, with the protein product MENIVFISGKRTPFGAFGGSLKDVSATDLGVVAAKGTLEQAGVSADKIDHVIFGNVVQSGADAAYLPRHIGLKTGVPVGVGALGVNRLCGSGFQSWVNAMQMIQTGEATAVLAGGVEQMSLIPYVARKVRFDGMRMGNFELEDLMTSALTDAHAKMPMAITAENLGEKYGITREQCDKYAIQTQQRYKAALDKGYFAEEITPVTVEGRKGSVVVDKDEHPKPDSTLEKLATLKSLFKKDGLVTAATASGIVDGAACSLLMSESKAKALGLKPMARIVSYASVGCDPTIMGIGPAGAARKALEKAGLKLEQMDLVEVNEAFAAQYLAVEKELGLDPAKSNVNGGAIAVGHPLGASGTRIMNHLVYELHRRNGKYALGSACIGGGQGIAIIIEKL
- a CDS encoding SDR family oxidoreductase, giving the protein METNFNLRERTALIVGPFTSTVQSLMMGLTQMGADCVLLDFDNAPSQRFCNQINDAREINPKFGRAISIKSPMKTAEDIKDAIGTAAHSFGSVDLFIDAQVYNKPNRYKIGDPISYLEDEVQHNFKSSVMLSHGVLNFLKTRKRGRILFLLNENYPDPIIAGARGALVPFAQSLAKQVAEHNITVNVLKLGLTEEYILALYPEAKSIKEAVEKLKEKEPHLRITEPDKITNTVTYLVSQYGAAVNGQVISLS
- a CDS encoding Stp1/IreP family PP2C-type Ser/Thr phosphatase; translation: MKFDSWYLTDKGLRRDSNQDSFLVNKELGLFIVADGMGGHMGGEVASSMAVETVEEMMLQPDAVKKSPREMILQSYEEASKRIFDKAANERPELAGMGTTMVMAYIRNRHLYVGNVGDSRCYLFKRPNLWQITEDHSLINEQLRAGVMSEEQVRQFVGRNVITRSVGYERDCYPDIIEREIYPGEMFLMCSDGLSGLVDDNRISEILNQNTPDKIVKACVEQALANGGDDNVTVMLLHFHE